The following are from one region of the Escherichia sp. E4742 genome:
- the pptA gene encoding tautomerase PptA, with product MPHIDIKCFPRELDEQQKAALAADITDVIIRHLNSKDSSISIALQQIRPESWQAIWDAEIAPQMDALIKKPGYSM from the coding sequence ATGCCGCACATAGACATTAAATGTTTTCCGCGTGAACTGGACGAACAACAAAAAGCAGCGCTTGCTGCAGATATTACCGACGTTATTATTCGCCATCTGAACAGTAAAGACAGTTCGATAAGCATTGCGCTACAGCAGATTCGACCAGAATCATGGCAAGCTATCTGGGACGCCGAAATAGCGCCCCAAATGGATGCCTTGATAAAGAAACCTGGTTACAGCATGTAA
- a CDS encoding flavin reductase family protein, whose amino-acid sequence MSRFIPVELHHASRLLNHGPTVMITSFDEQSQRRNIMAAAWSMPVEFEPPRVAIVVDKSTWTRELIERNGKFGIVIPGVAATNWTWAVGSVSGREEDKFNCYGIPVVKGPVLGLPLVEEKCLAWMECRLLPATSAQEKYDTLFGEVVSAAADARVFVEGRWQFDDDKLNTLHHLGAGTFVTSGKRVTAG is encoded by the coding sequence GTGAGCCGATTCATCCCCGTAGAATTACACCATGCCAGCCGTCTGTTAAATCATGGCCCAACTGTCATGATCACCAGTTTCGATGAGCAATCCCAGCGGCGTAACATTATGGCTGCAGCCTGGTCAATGCCGGTGGAGTTTGAACCCCCACGCGTCGCGATTGTGGTAGATAAATCGACATGGACCAGGGAGTTAATTGAACGTAACGGTAAATTTGGCATCGTTATCCCGGGCGTTGCAGCGACTAACTGGACGTGGGCAGTGGGAAGTGTATCTGGGCGTGAAGAAGATAAATTTAATTGCTATGGCATTCCGGTAGTGAAAGGCCCGGTACTTGGTTTGCCTCTGGTTGAGGAAAAATGTCTGGCGTGGATGGAGTGCCGATTGCTACCAGCGACTTCCGCGCAAGAGAAATACGACACGCTGTTTGGTGAAGTGGTATCAGCAGCGGCAGACGCACGGGTATTTGTCGAAGGCCGCTGGCAGTTTGATGATGATAAGCTCAATACGTTACATCATTTAGGTGCTGGCACGTTTGTTACCAGCGGCAAGCGTGTCACGGCTGGCTAA
- the nhoA gene encoding N-hydroxyarylamine O-acetyltransferase: MTPILNHYFARINWSGAAAVNIDTLRALHLKHNCTIPFENLDVLLPREMQLDDQSLEEKLVFARRGGYCFEQNGVFERVLRELGFHVRSLLGRVVLSNPPSLPPRTHRLLLVELEGEQWIADVGFGGQTLTAPIRLVPDIAQTTPHGEYRLLQEGDDWVLQFNHHQHWQSMYRFDLCEQQQSDYVIGNFWSAHWPQSHFRHHLLMCRHLPDGGKLTLTNFHFTHYENGHAVEQLNLPDVVSLYAVMQEQFGLGVDDAKHGFTVDELALVMAAFDTHPDAGK, encoded by the coding sequence ATGACGCCCATTCTGAATCATTATTTTGCCCGCATTAACTGGTCGGGAGCTGCTGCGGTCAATATCGATACGCTTCGTGCATTACACCTGAAACACAATTGCACCATTCCATTTGAAAATCTTGATGTTCTGCTGCCGAGGGAAATGCAGCTTGATGATCAATCTCTGGAAGAGAAATTGGTGTTCGCCCGGCGTGGCGGTTATTGCTTTGAACAGAATGGCGTGTTTGAGCGGGTATTACGCGAGCTGGGTTTTCATGTACGTAGTCTGTTAGGGCGCGTAGTGTTATCTAATCCACCATCATTACCGCCGCGCACGCACCGTCTGTTGTTAGTAGAACTGGAAGGTGAACAATGGATTGCCGACGTTGGTTTTGGTGGTCAGACGCTGACCGCGCCAATCCGTTTAGTGCCGGATATCGCGCAAACAACGCCACATGGCGAATATCGGCTGTTACAGGAAGGGGATGACTGGGTTTTGCAGTTTAATCATCATCAGCACTGGCAGTCGATGTACCGTTTTGATCTCTGCGAGCAGCAACAAAGCGATTATGTGATAGGTAATTTCTGGTCGGCGCACTGGCCGCAATCGCATTTTCGCCATCATTTGTTAATGTGCCGCCATTTGCCGGACGGTGGCAAGCTGACACTGACCAATTTTCATTTCACCCATTATGAAAATGGACATGCAGTGGAGCAGCTAAATCTACCGGATGTGGTGTCGTTGTATGCGGTGATGCAGGAGCAGTTTGGACTGGGCGTGGATGATGCGAAACATGGATTTACTGTGGATGAGTTAGCGTTGGTGATGGCAGCGTTTGATACACATCCGGATGCGGGGAAATAG
- a CDS encoding PhzF family isomerase, producing MKPQVYHVDAFTSQPFRGNSAGVVFPADNLSEAQMQLIARELGHSETAFLLHSDDSDVRIRYFTPTVEVPICGHATVAAHYVRSKVLGLGNCTVWQTSLAGKHRVTIEKHNDDYRISLEQGSPGFEPPLEGETRAAIINALHLTEDDILPDLPIQVATTGHSKVMIPLKSEVDIDAFSPDLAALTAISNQIGCNGFFPFQLRPGKNETDGRMFSPAIGIVEDPVTGNANGPMGAWLVHHNVLPHDGSVLRVKGHQGRALGRDGVIDVTVTIRDNQPEKVTISGTAVILFHAEWAIEL from the coding sequence ATGAAACCGCAGGTTTACCACGTCGATGCTTTTACCTCTCAACCGTTTCGCGGCAATTCTGCCGGTGTTGTTTTCCCTGCCGATAATCTCAGTGAAGCGCAAATGCAACTTATCGCCCGCGAATTAGGCCATTCGGAAACTGCGTTTCTGCTGCACAGCGACGACAGCGATGTGCGCATTCGCTACTTTACGCCAACGGTTGAAGTGCCGATTTGCGGTCACGCGACCGTGGCAGCACATTATGTACGTTCGAAGGTATTAGGTTTGGGAAATTGCACGGTCTGGCAAACGTCGCTGGCAGGAAAACACCGCGTGACTATCGAAAAGCACAACGATGATTATCGTATTTCGCTGGAACAAGGTTCTCCTGGCTTTGAGCCACCGCTGGAAGGTGAAACACGTGCGGCGATTATCAACGCGCTTCATCTCACTGAAGACGATATTCTGCCAGACTTGCCAATTCAGGTCGCAACCACAGGACACTCAAAAGTGATGATCCCACTGAAATCGGAAGTGGATATCGACGCCTTTTCGCCTGACCTTGCTGCACTGACCGCTATCAGTAATCAGATTGGCTGCAATGGTTTCTTCCCATTCCAGCTTCGCCCAGGCAAAAACGAAACCGACGGTCGCATGTTCTCACCTGCCATTGGTATTGTGGAAGATCCGGTGACCGGCAATGCCAATGGCCCGATGGGCGCATGGTTGGTGCATCACAACGTATTGCCCCACGATGGCAGCGTGTTGCGTGTTAAAGGCCATCAGGGGCGCGCATTGGGTCGTGATGGAGTGATTGATGTAACGGTGACAATTCGCGATAACCAGCCGGAGAAAGTTACCATTTCCGGCACGGCGGTGATTCTTTTCCATGCTGAATGGGCAATTGAACTCTGA
- the narI gene encoding respiratory nitrate reductase subunit gamma, which translates to MIQYLNVFFYDIYPYLCGTVFILGSWLRYDYGQYTWRASSSQMLDKRGMVLWSNLFHIGILGIFFGHLFGMLTPHWMYAWFLPVAVKQQMAMVLGGICGVLTLIGGAGLLVRRLTNPRIRATSSGADILILAILLIQCILGLTTIPFSAQHPDGSEMMKLVGWAQSIVTFQGGASTHLDGVAYIFRVHLVLGMTIFLLFPFTRLVHVWSAPFEYFTRRYQIVRSRR; encoded by the coding sequence ATGATTCAGTATCTGAACGTCTTTTTTTACGATATCTACCCGTACTTGTGTGGCACGGTTTTTATCCTTGGAAGCTGGCTGCGCTACGATTACGGGCAGTACACCTGGCGTGCCTCCTCCAGCCAGATGCTGGATAAACGCGGAATGGTGCTGTGGTCGAACTTGTTCCATATCGGCATTCTGGGGATCTTCTTCGGTCATCTGTTCGGCATGTTAACGCCGCACTGGATGTATGCGTGGTTTTTGCCGGTAGCGGTAAAACAGCAGATGGCGATGGTTCTCGGCGGTATTTGCGGTGTATTAACGTTGATTGGCGGTGCGGGGTTGCTGGTGCGCCGTTTAACGAATCCGCGTATCAGGGCGACGTCTTCTGGTGCGGATATCCTGATCCTCGCTATTTTGTTAATTCAGTGCATTCTTGGGTTAACCACCATTCCCTTTTCAGCACAACATCCGGACGGCAGTGAAATGATGAAGCTGGTGGGATGGGCGCAAAGCATCGTCACTTTCCAGGGCGGCGCATCGACGCATCTTGATGGCGTAGCTTACATCTTCCGCGTTCATCTGGTGTTGGGAATGACCATCTTCCTGCTCTTCCCGTTCACCCGACTGGTGCATGTCTGGAGCGCGCCGTTTGAGTACTTTACTCGTCGGTATCAGATTGTGCGTTCGCGGCGATAA
- the narW gene encoding nitrate reductase molybdenum cofactor assembly chaperone: protein MQILKVIGLLMEYPDELLWECKEDALALIRRDAPMLTDFTRNLLDAPLLDKQAEWCEVFDRGRTTSLLLFEHVHAESRDRGQAMVNLLAEYEKVGLQLDCRELPDYLPLYLEYLSVLPDDQAKEGLLNVAPILALLGGRLKQREAPWYSLFDALLHLAGSTLSSDSVTKQIRSEERDDTRQALDAVWEEEQVKFIEDNATACDSSPLNQYQRRFSQDVAPQYVDISAGGEK from the coding sequence ATGCAGATCCTCAAAGTGATCGGCCTGTTGATGGAGTATCCGGACGAGCTGTTATGGGAATGCAAGGAGGACGCGCTGGCGTTGATCCGCCGCGACGCGCCGATGCTTACGGATTTCACCCGTAACCTGCTTGACGCGCCGCTGCTGGATAAACAGGCCGAATGGTGCGAAGTGTTTGACCGTGGACGTACCACATCGCTGCTGCTGTTCGAACACGTTCATGCCGAGTCCCGCGATCGAGGCCAGGCAATGGTGAACCTGCTGGCGGAGTATGAAAAGGTCGGTCTGCAACTGGATTGTCGGGAACTGCCTGATTATCTGCCGCTGTATCTCGAGTATTTAAGCGTACTGCCGGACGATCAGGCGAAAGAAGGGTTACTCAACGTTGCGCCGATCCTCGCCCTGCTTGGCGGACGCTTAAAACAACGCGAGGCACCGTGGTATTCGTTGTTTGACGCCCTGTTGCATCTGGCGGGTAGTACACTTTCAAGTGACAGTGTCACTAAACAGATTCGCAGCGAGGAGCGCGACGACACCCGTCAGGCACTGGATGCGGTGTGGGAAGAGGAACAGGTGAAGTTTATTGAAGATAACGCCACGGCGTGTGACAGCTCGCCGCTTAATCAATATCAGCGACGCTTTAGTCAGGATGTCGCACCGCAGTATGTGGACATCAGTGCGGGAGGTGAGAAATGA
- the narH gene encoding nitrate reductase subunit beta, with amino-acid sequence MKIRSQVGMVLNLDKCIGCHTCSVTCKNVWTGREGMEYAWFNNVETKPGIGYPKNWEDQEEWQGGWVRDVNGKIRPRLGSKMGVITKIFANPVVPQIDDYYEPFTFDYEHLHSAPEGKHIPTARPRSLIDGKRMDKVIWGPNWEELLGGEFEKRARDRNFEAMQKEMYGQFENTFMMYLPRLCEHCLNPSCVATCPSGAIYKREEDGIVLIDQDKCRGWRLCISGCPYKKIYFNWKSGKSEKCIFCYPRIESGQPTVCSETCVGRIRYLGVLLYDADRIEEAASTEREVDLYERQCEVFLDPHDPSVIEEALKQGIPQNVIEAAQRSPVYKMAMDWKLALPLHPEYRTLPMVWYVPPLSPIQSYADAGGLPKSEGVLPAIESLRIPVQYLANMLSAGDTGPVLRALKRMMAMRHYMRSQTVEGVTDTRAIDEVGLSVAQVEDMYRYLAIANYEDRFVIPTSHREMAGDAFAERNGCGFTFGDGCHGSDSKFNLFNSSRIDAIDITEVRNKAEGE; translated from the coding sequence ATGAAAATACGTTCGCAAGTCGGCATGGTGCTTAACCTCGATAAATGTATCGGCTGCCATACCTGTTCGGTGACCTGTAAAAACGTCTGGACCGGGCGCGAAGGCATGGAGTACGCGTGGTTTAACAACGTCGAAACCAAACCGGGCATTGGCTACCCGAAAAACTGGGAAGATCAGGAAGAGTGGCAAGGCGGCTGGGTCCGCGATGTCAACGGCAAGATCCGTCCGCGTCTTGGCAGCAAGATGGGCGTGATTACCAAAATCTTCGCCAACCCGGTAGTCCCGCAGATTGACGATTACTACGAACCTTTCACCTTCGACTACGAACATCTGCATAGCGCACCGGAAGGCAAACATATTCCCACCGCCCGCCCTCGTTCGCTGATTGACGGTAAGCGGATGGACAAAGTGATCTGGGGGCCAAACTGGGAAGAACTGCTGGGCGGCGAGTTCGAAAAACGCGCCCGCGACCGCAACTTCGAGGCCATGCAAAAGGAGATGTACGGGCAGTTTGAAAACACCTTCATGATGTATCTGCCGCGCCTGTGCGAACACTGCCTCAATCCCAGCTGCGTGGCGACCTGCCCCAGCGGCGCTATCTACAAACGCGAAGAAGATGGCATTGTGCTGATCGATCAGGATAAATGCCGTGGCTGGCGTTTGTGCATTAGCGGTTGTCCGTACAAAAAAATCTACTTCAACTGGAAAAGCGGCAAGTCAGAAAAATGTATCTTCTGTTATCCGCGAATTGAGTCAGGCCAACCAACCGTGTGCTCAGAAACCTGCGTGGGTCGTATCCGGTATCTGGGCGTGCTGCTTTACGACGCCGACCGCATTGAGGAAGCGGCGAGCACCGAACGCGAGGTTGATCTCTATGAACGCCAGTGCGAAGTGTTCCTCGATCCGCACGATCCCTCAGTGATCGAGGAAGCCCTGAAACAAGGTATCCCGCAAAACGTGATTGAGGCAGCCCAGCGTTCGCCTGTTTACAAAATGGCGATGGACTGGAAACTGGCGCTACCGCTGCACCCGGAATATCGCACCCTGCCGATGGTCTGGTACGTGCCGCCGTTGTCGCCAATTCAGTCTTACGCCGACGCGGGCGGACTGCCGAAAAGCGAAGGCGTGCTGCCCGCCATCGAAAGCCTGCGTATTCCAGTGCAATACCTCGCCAATATGTTGAGTGCCGGCGATACCGGCCCTGTACTGCGGGCGCTGAAACGGATGATGGCAATGCGCCACTATATGCGCTCACAAACCGTGGAAGGCGTAACGGATACCCGCGCGATCGACGAAGTAGGTTTGAGCGTCGCTCAGGTCGAAGATATGTATCGCTATCTCGCTATCGCCAACTATGAAGATCGTTTTGTCATTCCGACCAGTCATCGTGAAATGGCGGGCGACGCCTTCGCAGAACGCAACGGCTGCGGCTTTACTTTTGGCGACGGTTGCCACGGCTCGGACAGCAAATTCAACCTGTTCAATAGTAGCCGGATTGATGCCATCGACATTACCGAAGTACGCAATAAAGCGGAGGGCGAATAA
- the narZ gene encoding nitrate reductase Z subunit alpha, with amino-acid sequence MSKLLDRFRYFKQKGETFADGHGQVMHSNRDWEDSYRQRWQFDKIVRSTHGVNCTGSCSWKIYVKNGLVTWEIQQTDYPRTRPDLPNHEPRGCPRGASYSWYLYSANRLKYPLIRKRLIELWREALKQHNDPVLAWASIMNDPQKCLSYKQVRGRGGFIRSNWQELNQLIAAANVWTIKTYGPDRVAGFSPIPAMSMVSYAAGTRYLSLLGGTCLSFYDWYCDLPPASPMTWGEQTDVPESADWYNSSYIIAWGSNVPQTRTPDAHFFTEVRYKGTKTIAITPDYSEVAKLCDQWLAPKQGTDSALAMAMGHVILKEFHLDNPSDYFINYCRRYSDMPMLVMLEPREDGSYVPGRMIRASDLVDGLGESNNPQWKTVAVNTAGELVVPNGSIGFRWGEKGKWNLESIAAGTETELSLTLLGQHDTVAGVAFPYFGGIENPHFRSVKHDPVLVRQLPIKNLTLADGSNCPVVSVYDLVLANYGLDRGLEDESSAKDYAEIKPYTPAWGEQITGVPRQYIETIAREFADTAHKTHGRSMIILGAGVNHWYHMDMNYRGMINMLIFCGCVGQSGGGWAHYVGQEKLRPQTGWLPLAFALDWNRPPRQMNSTSFFYNHSSQWRYEKVTAQELLSPLADASKYSGHLIDFNVRAERMGWLPSAPQLGRNPLSLKAEADKAGLSPAEFTAQALKSGELRMACEQPDNGSNHPRNLFVWRSNLLGSSGKGHEYMQKYLLGTESGIQGEELGPTEGIQPEEVEWQTAAIEGKLDLLVTLDFRMSSTCLFSDIVLPTATWYEKDDMNTSDMHPFIHPLSAAVDPAWESRSDWEIYKGIAKAFSQVCVGHLGKETDIVLQPLLHDSPAELSQPCEVLDWRKGECELIPGKTAPNIVAVERDYPATYERFTSLGPLMDKLGNGGKGISWNTQDEIDFLGKLNYTKRDGPAQGRPLIDTAIDASEVILALAPETNGHVAVKAWQALGEITGREHTHLALHKEDEKIRFRDIQAQPRKIISSPTWSGLESDHVSYNAGYTNVHELIPWRTLSGRQQLYQDHPWMRAFGESLVAYRPPIDTRSVSEMRQIPPNGFPEKALNFLTPHQKWGIHSTYSENLLMLTLSRGGPIVWISETDARELTIVDNDWVEVFNANGALTARAVVSQRVPPGMTMMYHAQERIMNIPGSEVTGMRGGIHNSVTRVCPKPTHMIGGYAQLAWGFNYYGTVGSNRDEFIMIRKMKNVNWLDDEGRDQVQEAKK; translated from the coding sequence ATGAGTAAACTTTTGGATCGCTTTCGCTACTTCAAACAAAAGGGCGAAACCTTTGCCGATGGTCACGGACAGGTGATGCATAGCAACCGCGACTGGGAAGATAGCTATCGTCAGCGTTGGCAATTTGACAAAATCGTGCGTTCCACCCACGGCGTTAACTGTACTGGCTCCTGTAGCTGGAAAATCTACGTTAAAAATGGCCTGGTGACCTGGGAAATTCAACAGACCGACTACCCGCGCACTCGCCCTGACCTGCCCAATCATGAACCTCGCGGCTGCCCGCGTGGCGCAAGTTACTCCTGGTATCTTTACAGCGCTAACCGCCTGAAATACCCGCTAATTCGTAAACGACTGATTGAACTGTGGCGCGAAGCCCTTAAACAGCACAACGATCCGGTACTGGCGTGGGCATCGATTATGAATGACCCGCAAAAGTGCCTGAGCTACAAACAAGTGCGTGGGCGCGGCGGCTTTATCCGCTCCAACTGGCAGGAGTTAAACCAGCTGATTGCCGCTGCTAACGTCTGGACCATCAAAACCTATGGCCCGGATCGCGTTGCCGGTTTCTCGCCGATCCCGGCGATGTCGATGGTATCTTACGCCGCCGGAACGCGTTATCTGTCGCTGCTTGGCGGCACCTGTTTAAGTTTCTACGACTGGTATTGCGACCTGCCTCCCGCCTCGCCAATGACCTGGGGCGAGCAAACCGACGTGCCGGAATCCGCAGACTGGTATAACTCCAGCTACATCATCGCCTGGGGATCTAACGTACCGCAGACGCGCACGCCGGACGCTCACTTCTTTACTGAAGTGCGCTACAAAGGCACCAAAACTATCGCCATTACCCCTGACTACTCGGAAGTAGCAAAACTGTGCGACCAGTGGCTGGCGCCAAAGCAAGGCACTGATAGCGCGCTGGCGATGGCGATGGGCCATGTGATTTTAAAAGAGTTTCATCTCGATAATCCCAGCGATTACTTTATCAACTACTGCCGCCGCTACAGCGACATGCCGATGCTGGTAATGCTGGAACCTCGTGAAGATGGCAGCTACGTTCCCGGGCGCATGATCCGCGCTTCTGACCTGGTTGATGGACTGGGCGAAAGCAACAATCCGCAGTGGAAAACCGTGGCGGTTAATACCGCAGGTGAACTGGTGGTGCCGAACGGTTCGATTGGTTTCCGCTGGGGCGAAAAAGGCAAATGGAATCTGGAATCCATTGCCGCCGGTACGGAAACCGAATTGTCGTTAACCCTGCTCGGTCAACACGACACCGTCGCAGGCGTGGCCTTCCCCTACTTTGGCGGCATTGAAAATCCGCACTTTCGCAGCGTAAAACACGATCCGGTACTGGTGCGTCAATTACCCATTAAAAACCTGACATTAGCCGATGGCAGCAACTGTCCGGTCGTCAGCGTTTATGATCTGGTACTGGCGAATTACGGCCTCGATCGCGGGCTGGAAGATGAAAGCAGCGCGAAAGATTACGCTGAAATCAAACCGTACACCCCAGCCTGGGGTGAGCAAATTACCGGAGTGCCGCGCCAGTATATTGAAACCATCGCCCGCGAATTTGCCGATACCGCCCATAAAACGCATGGGCGCTCGATGATTATCCTCGGCGCAGGTGTTAACCACTGGTATCACATGGACATGAACTACCGCGGGATGATCAATATGCTGATCTTTTGCGGTTGTGTCGGGCAAAGCGGCGGCGGTTGGGCGCACTATGTCGGTCAGGAAAAACTGCGCCCGCAAACCGGCTGGTTGCCGCTGGCCTTTGCGCTCGACTGGAACCGTCCACCGCGCCAGATGAACAGCACCTCGTTTTTCTACAATCACTCCAGCCAGTGGCGCTATGAAAAAGTCACCGCGCAGGAATTGCTCTCACCGCTGGCCGACGCCAGTAAATACAGCGGTCATCTGATTGATTTCAACGTTCGCGCCGAGCGCATGGGCTGGCTACCTTCTGCGCCGCAGCTGGGGCGTAACCCGCTCTCCCTGAAAGCCGAAGCCGACAAGGCCGGATTGTCACCCGCCGAATTTACCGCCCAGGCACTGAAGTCAGGCGAATTACGCATGGCCTGCGAACAGCCGGACAACGGCAGCAACCATCCGCGTAACCTGTTTGTCTGGCGTTCAAACCTGCTTGGCTCTTCCGGCAAGGGCCACGAGTATATGCAGAAGTATCTGCTGGGTACGGAAAGTGGCATTCAGGGGGAAGAACTTGGACCGACGGAGGGAATCCAACCGGAAGAAGTTGAGTGGCAAACTGCAGCGATTGAAGGCAAGCTCGACCTGCTGGTGACGCTTGACTTCCGCATGTCCAGCACCTGTTTATTCTCCGATATCGTCCTGCCTACCGCGACCTGGTACGAAAAAGACGATATGAATACCTCGGATATGCATCCGTTTATTCATCCGCTTTCTGCGGCGGTCGATCCGGCCTGGGAATCTCGCAGCGACTGGGAAATCTACAAAGGTATCGCCAAAGCATTCTCACAAGTCTGCGTGGGACATCTCGGCAAAGAAACGGATATTGTACTGCAACCGTTGTTACACGACTCTCCGGCGGAACTCTCCCAGCCGTGCGAAGTTCTCGACTGGCGCAAAGGTGAATGCGAGCTGATCCCCGGTAAGACCGCGCCTAATATTGTGGCAGTGGAGCGCGACTACCCTGCTACCTACGAACGCTTTACCTCGCTGGGGCCGTTGATGGACAAACTCGGCAACGGCGGTAAAGGGATTTCGTGGAATACCCAGGATGAAATCGATTTCCTCGGCAAACTCAATTACACCAAACGTGATGGCCCGGCGCAGGGGCGTCCGCTGATTGACACCGCCATTGATGCATCAGAAGTGATTCTGGCGCTGGCACCGGAAACCAACGGTCATGTGGCGGTCAAAGCGTGGCAGGCACTGGGCGAAATCACCGGACGCGAACATACCCATCTGGCGCTGCACAAAGAGGACGAGAAGATTCGCTTTCGCGATATTCAGGCGCAGCCGCGCAAAATTATCTCCAGCCCCACCTGGTCGGGCCTGGAAAGCGATCACGTCTCCTATAACGCGGGGTACACCAACGTCCACGAGTTAATTCCGTGGCGCACGCTGTCGGGCCGTCAGCAGCTGTATCAGGATCATCCCTGGATGCGTGCTTTTGGTGAAAGTCTGGTGGCTTATCGCCCGCCTATCGACACCCGCAGCGTCAGCGAAATGCGCCAGATCCCGCCAAACGGCTTCCCGGAAAAAGCACTTAACTTCCTGACGCCGCACCAGAAATGGGGCATTCACTCTACCTACAGTGAAAACCTGCTGATGCTGACGCTCTCTCGCGGTGGACCGATTGTCTGGATCAGCGAAACCGATGCCCGCGAACTGACCATTGTCGATAACGACTGGGTGGAAGTGTTTAACGCCAACGGCGCGCTGACTGCCCGCGCGGTGGTCAGCCAACGTGTACCGCCGGGCATGACCATGATGTACCACGCCCAGGAACGCATTATGAATATCCCCGGCTCGGAAGTAACCGGCATGCGCGGCGGCATTCATAACTCGGTCACCCGCGTTTGCCCGAAACCAACGCATATGATTGGCGGTTACGCGCAGCTGGCCTGGGGCTTTAACTACTACGGCACCGTCGGCTCGAACCGCGACGAATTTATCATGATCCGCAAGATGAAAAACGTTAACTGGCTGGACGATGAAGGTCGCGATCAGGTACAGGAGGCGAAAAAATGA